A DNA window from Brassica napus cultivar Da-Ae chromosome A4, Da-Ae, whole genome shotgun sequence contains the following coding sequences:
- the LOC106446456 gene encoding BAHD acyltransferase BIA1-like gives MDLEIEVMGREVIKPATPSPHNHIQLSLLDMSIPAMYFSTIFLYKSEDLVTASPEVISKKLKSSLSETLSRLYPLAGEIEGVSINCNDKGAVFTEARTNLLLPEFLKTLNVDYLAELRPKIEDGDSPSGWPLLSVGVTFFGSGSGVAVSVNVSHRICDAASLLTLVTDWSETMANKNSNVGPHQFAEATIYPPAPPHMASQSRTTNSIKCAMNRFVFESSKIAELKRKAASESVKMPTRVEAITSLIWKCVTKASRSNLMAPRSAVMYVAVDLRLKVPSSVLSPDAIGNLQTAFFLKKDAESEVEIHETVAAFRTAKEEVDKMLKDNVQSNTLSQGLLNMMGSQAAVFKPDIDIYTTSSWLGKPFYGVDFGWGSPVWMGSATHTVYDKLVYVSLMDSKDGEGVEAWINIPAEVMSVFVHDQELLAYAVLNPPITI, from the coding sequence ATGGACTTAGAGATAGAGGTGATGGGGAGAGAAGTGATCAAACCTGCTACACCCTCACCTCATAATCACATTCAGCTCTCTCTTCTCGATATGTCCATTCCCGCAATGTACTTCTCAACCATATTCCTCTATAAATCTGAAGACCTAGTCACTGCGTCGCCCGAGGTCATCTCAAAGAAACTGAAAAGCTCTTTGTCCGAGACTCTCTCACGCTTATATCCACTCGCTGGAGAGATAGAAGGCGTCTCCATCAACTGCAACGACAAAGGAGCCGTCTTCACTGAGGCACGCACCAATCTCCTTCTCCCCGAGTTCTTGAAAACCCTCAACGTTGACTATCTGGCGGAACTCCGTCCCAAGATCGAGGACGGAGATTCCCCATCGGGGTGGCCATTGTTGAGTGTCGGTGTCACCTTCTTCGGATCTGGATCAGGAGTAGCTGTCTCGGTCAACGTCTCTCACAGGATCTGTGACGCGGCTTCATTGCTTACCTTGGTAACAGATTGGTCAGAGACCATGGCTAACAAGAACTCAAATGTGGGTCCTCATCAGTTCGCTGAGGCCACCATTTATCCCCCTGCTCCTCCGCACATGGCTTCACAGTCCCGAACAACGAACTCAATAAAGTGTGCAATGAACCGTTTCGTCTTTGAGTCCTCTAAGATCGCTGAACTCAAACGCAAAGCAGCTAGCGAAAGCGTCAAAATGCCTACACGTGTGGAAGCTATCACGTCACTTATCTGGAAATGTGTTACAAAGGCCTCGCGGTCTAACCTGATGGCTCCAAGGTCAGCGGTCATGTATGTAGCCGTAGACTTGCGGCTTAAGGTTCCTTCGAGTGTTTTGTCACCGGACGCTATTGGTAACCTTCAGACAGCATTCTTTCTCAAGAAAGACGCAGAGAGCGAAGTTGAAATACATGAAACCGTGGCCGCATTCAGGACGGCCAAAGAAGAAGTCGACAAGATGTTAAAAGATAATGTCCAAAGCAATACACTTAGTCAGGGTTTGTTGAACATGATGGGAAGTCAGGCGGCGGTGTTCAAACCGGACATAGACATATACACAACGTCTAGCTGGCTCGGTAAGCCTTTCTACGGGGTTGACTTCGGGTGGGGTAGTCCGGTCTGGATGGGATCAGCTACACATACCGTCTATGACAAATTGGTGTATGTTTCGCTGATGGACTCAAAGGATGGTGAAGGTGTGGAAGCATGGATAAACATACCTGCAGAAGTCATGTCTGTGTTTGTCCATGACCAAGAGTTGCTTGCTTATGCTGTCCTAAATCCCCCCATCACAATCTAA